The Shewanella sp. NFH-SH190041 genome has a window encoding:
- the napA gene encoding nitrate reductase catalytic subunit NapA: MSISRREFIKANAAVAAATAAGLVLPVKIVAAAEQGEQGIHWDKAPCRFCGVGCSVLVGTRDGKVVATKGDPDSPVNRGLNCIKGYFLSKIMYGKDRLDTPLLRMKNGQYDKEGEFTPISWHAAFDIMADKWKQTLRSKGPTAIGMFGSGQWTIWEGYAAAKLFKAGFRSNNIDPNARHCMASAVVGFMRTFGMDEPMGCYDDIEATDNFVLWGANMAEMHPILWARLTDRRLNHPGCKVHVLSTFENRSFELADNPIIFRPQSDLVILNYIANHIITSGAINKDFVNQHTKFALGVDDIGYGLRPEHPLEQKAKNPGNGKFSEISLAEYAEFLKPYTLDYAVKMSGVPADKLETLAKIYADPQAKVMSLWTMGINQHTRGVWANNMLYNLHLLTGKIATPGNSPFSLTGQPSACGTAREVGTFAHRLPADMVVANPKHREFAEQVWQLPSGTIPAKPGYHAVLQSRMLKDGKLNCYWTMCTNNMQAGPNINDEIYPGFRHPDNFIVVSDPYPTVTAVSADLILPTAMWVEKEGAYGNAERRTHMWHQQVSAPGGAKSDLWQLMEFSKRFKVNEVWPAELIAKQPQYADKTLYDVLFANGVIDRFPASECQSALNDEAQHFGYYVQKGLFEEYARFGRGKGHDLADFDRYHLTRGLRWPVVNGKETLRRYAEGADPYVKPGQGFHFYGKPDGKAIIFALPYEPAAEEPNAEYDLWMSTGRVLEHWHTGTMTARVPELHRAYPDAQIFMHPADAASRGLKRGDEVIVASPRGEVRTRVETHGRNKPPQGVVFMPFFDARQLVNKLILDATDPLSKETDFKKCPVKVTKAVKV; encoded by the coding sequence ATGAGCATCAGTCGTCGTGAATTTATCAAGGCCAATGCTGCTGTGGCAGCCGCTACCGCCGCAGGATTAGTGTTACCAGTAAAAATAGTGGCCGCGGCAGAGCAAGGTGAACAGGGGATTCATTGGGATAAAGCGCCATGTCGCTTTTGTGGAGTTGGTTGCTCGGTATTAGTTGGCACGCGAGATGGCAAAGTGGTGGCGACAAAGGGCGATCCTGACAGCCCGGTGAACCGAGGACTGAACTGTATCAAAGGCTATTTTCTGTCCAAGATCATGTACGGCAAAGACAGATTAGATACACCGCTACTGCGAATGAAAAATGGCCAATATGACAAAGAGGGGGAATTCACCCCCATTAGTTGGCATGCCGCCTTTGATATTATGGCTGACAAATGGAAGCAAACACTACGCAGTAAGGGACCAACGGCCATTGGTATGTTCGGCTCAGGCCAATGGACTATTTGGGAAGGTTATGCTGCTGCCAAACTCTTTAAGGCAGGATTTCGCAGCAACAATATCGATCCCAACGCTCGCCACTGCATGGCATCAGCTGTGGTCGGTTTTATGCGGACCTTTGGCATGGATGAGCCGATGGGCTGCTATGACGATATTGAAGCCACTGACAATTTTGTCCTCTGGGGTGCCAATATGGCAGAAATGCATCCTATTCTCTGGGCACGATTAACAGACCGGCGACTAAATCATCCAGGCTGTAAAGTGCATGTTTTATCGACCTTTGAAAACCGCAGTTTTGAACTGGCCGATAATCCGATTATCTTCCGCCCGCAATCCGACTTGGTGATTCTGAATTATATTGCAAACCACATTATTACCAGCGGGGCGATCAACAAAGATTTTGTTAATCAACACACCAAATTTGCCCTCGGGGTCGATGATATCGGCTATGGTCTGCGACCAGAACACCCGTTAGAGCAAAAAGCCAAAAACCCGGGAAATGGTAAATTCAGTGAAATCAGCTTAGCGGAATATGCTGAGTTTCTAAAACCTTACACCTTGGATTACGCCGTCAAAATGAGCGGTGTCCCGGCAGACAAACTGGAAACGCTAGCCAAAATCTATGCCGATCCGCAAGCGAAAGTCATGAGTCTATGGACCATGGGTATCAATCAGCATACCCGTGGAGTGTGGGCCAATAATATGCTGTATAACCTGCATCTGTTAACCGGCAAAATCGCCACGCCAGGTAACAGCCCCTTCTCCCTCACCGGTCAGCCATCCGCTTGTGGCACCGCACGTGAAGTGGGTACGTTTGCCCATCGCCTACCGGCAGATATGGTGGTCGCTAACCCGAAACACCGTGAGTTTGCAGAGCAAGTGTGGCAATTACCATCCGGCACCATTCCAGCTAAACCCGGCTATCACGCGGTACTCCAAAGTCGCATGCTGAAAGATGGCAAACTAAATTGTTACTGGACCATGTGTACCAACAATATGCAGGCCGGCCCCAATATCAATGATGAAATCTACCCAGGATTTCGCCACCCAGATAACTTTATCGTGGTATCCGATCCTTATCCTACGGTTACAGCCGTATCAGCTGATCTAATCTTGCCAACCGCCATGTGGGTTGAAAAAGAAGGCGCCTATGGTAATGCCGAGCGCCGTACCCATATGTGGCACCAACAGGTCAGCGCACCAGGAGGCGCTAAGTCGGATCTCTGGCAGCTAATGGAGTTCTCTAAACGTTTCAAAGTCAATGAAGTTTGGCCCGCAGAGCTTATCGCCAAGCAGCCACAATACGCAGATAAAACTTTATATGATGTGCTATTTGCCAATGGGGTGATAGACCGTTTTCCGGCTTCTGAATGTCAGAGCGCGCTGAATGATGAAGCGCAGCATTTTGGTTACTACGTACAAAAGGGACTATTTGAAGAGTACGCCCGCTTTGGCCGGGGTAAAGGGCATGATTTAGCTGACTTTGATCGTTACCACCTCACCCGGGGACTACGCTGGCCGGTTGTCAATGGAAAAGAAACCCTGCGCCGTTATGCTGAAGGAGCTGATCCCTATGTTAAGCCCGGCCAAGGGTTCCACTTCTACGGTAAACCCGATGGCAAAGCCATTATTTTTGCCCTGCCTTATGAGCCGGCAGCTGAAGAGCCTAATGCTGAATACGATTTATGGATGAGTACCGGTCGCGTACTGGAACACTGGCATACTGGCACCATGACCGCCCGGGTGCCTGAGCTACACAGAGCCTACCCTGATGCCCAAATCTTTATGCATCCTGCGGATGCTGCCAGCCGCGGCTTAAAACGCGGGGATGAAGTCATT
- a CDS encoding chaperone NapD produces MPVEYHITSLVLHIRPAHTIAVTQQLSQIPGAEIHHQSQDGKLIVTLEADKQSALLQSIEQIQAMPEVLSSSLVFHQVEAITEE; encoded by the coding sequence ATGCCAGTCGAGTACCACATCACTAGCTTAGTACTGCATATTCGCCCAGCTCATACCATTGCGGTCACGCAGCAACTCAGCCAAATTCCTGGCGCTGAAATTCATCATCAAAGCCAAGATGGAAAACTGATCGTCACCTTAGAAGCCGACAAGCAAAGTGCACTGCTGCAGAGCATAGAACAAATACAGGCGATGCCAGAGGTTCTCAGTAGCAGCCTGGTATTCCATCAAGTTGAAGCAATAACAGAAGAGTGA